The Actinomycetes bacterium genomic interval GCGGTGCTCTCGGTCGTGGCGCCGAGCGACATCGTCCAGTCCAACCGGCCGGTTGTCGAGGCTGGCGTACTTCCACTGGGCTCGTCGGACGACCAGCTGGCTGCGGTGCGCTACGAGCACACGCCCAAGGGGCTCGCCGCGGCCCAGATGACACCGCAGCAGCGGGCTCTGCTCCTGCCCCTGATCCACCAGTACCTGGGTCGCCTGCCTGACGAAGTGGCCGCCGTCCAGGCCGAGCGGATCTCCGGGCCGGCGTCAGGCACGCTCCACTTCGGCTGGGCAGGCGGACTCGAGCGGGGCCAGCCGCACTACTACCGCGTGCAGGGCCCGCGCCTGCTCATCGAGTACGACAACACCCAAGACGGCGCCAACCACGCTCATTCGGTCTGGCGTGACCCCGTGGGTGATTTTGGCGCCGACCTGCTCGCACCGTGCCCTGCTCAGGCTGACTGACCTTCGGCCACGTCCGCCGGCTGCTGGCGGCCCGGGGTCGGACGGCTGCGGCATGGACGGTGGGGCCCTCTGCCACGCCCGCGGGGCTGCTGGAGGTGCTGCTGGCCCTGGGGCTGGAAGCCGAATCCGACCAGGGCTCGGTGCTCGGCGTCGGCCGCCACCGTGCTCGTCCTCGATCACCCCTCAGGCCCCCCACGGGCGGCTCCCCCCCACGGGCGGCTCGTCGAGGCCTCTTTGCCAAGGAGCGGGCCCTCTGCCGGTTGCTGCGCGATGCGCGGGAATGGGCCTTGTCATCCGACCTACAAGTTCCAATTCGGTCGCCATGTCCCCCCTTGCGCCGCGCCAGGCGGCCATGGCAGAGTAAGTCATCCGATCTTTCGGGACGAGGCGGAGGCGCAGGAGCTCGCTTGAGGCAGTGGCAGCGCCAGCGGGTGTGCCGAGATGAAGCGCGTGGCGACGTGCAGCCGCCGTGACTTCCTTTCGCACCATGAGACAGCTCGGGGCCATGAAGCGGAGAAAACCCGTGATCCCGACTCCATCCGCGGAACGTAGGCGGAACCGTGATCCTGCCGTCAGCCGCGGGAGGGGGAGACAGCGCGAGAGGAGGACACCATGACCAACCGTCCGTTCCCCCGGTGGGCCGCGTGCGTCGCCGGCATGTCGCTGTTGGTCGCCGCCTGCGCAGGCGGCGAAAAGACGCAACCCACCCAACCCACTGGCGGAAGCACGCACCAAGGCGTCGAGGTCACCGTCCTGACGTTCACCGGGCCGCAGATCGCCGAGCCGCTCCAGCGGCGTGCCCCCGACTTCGCGCGGCGCACCGGCGCGAAGATCAAGGTGGTAACGGTTCCCTTCAGCGACCTGTACGACAAGATTCTCGCCGATCTGGCGACGGGAACGAACAGCTATGATGCCTTCGTCTTCGATCCGCAGTGGATGGGGGATTTCGTTCCGCCCGGCTATCTGGAGGACATCACCGATCGCGTCCAGGGCGACCAGGCGCTGAAGTGGAACGACATCGCCCCCTTCTTCCGTGACTTCAGTGCTTCCTACAAGGGGCGCACCTACACGATCCCGCTGGACGGCGACTTCCAGATGGTGTACTACCGGAGCGACCTGCTGAAGCGGGACGGGCTGAAGCCGCCGGCCACGTGGGACGAGTATCTGGCGATCGCGCAGAGGTACAACGGGAAGGACCTGAACGGGGACGGCAAAGCCGACTACGGATCGTGCATCGCAAAGAAGCGGGCCGCCCAGTCGTACTGGATATCGTGGTCGATCGCGGGTTCCTACCTCCAGGGGAAGGGGACCAGTCAGGGCGCATTCTTCGATGTCGACACCATGAAGCCGCTGGTGAACAACGAGGGGTTCGCGGCGGCACTCGACGTGTACAAGAAGACCACGCAATACGCGCCTGCGGACGAGCTGAACCTCGACGTCGGCGACACGCGCGGACTCTTCACTTCGGGCCGCTGCGCCCTCTCGGTCGACTGGGGCGACATCGGGACCCTTGCCGTCGACCCGAAGACCTCGACCGTGCAGGACAAGGTCGGGGCGGTGGTCCTGCCCGGGTCCCGGCGGGTTCTCGACCGGGCGACCGGCCGGCTCGTCGACTGCAGCCCCACGACGTGCCCGCATGCGGTCGACGGGGTCAACCATGCGCCGTTCGCCGCCTTCGGCGGCTGGTCGGGCGCCATCAACGCGGCGGTGGACCAGAAGGTCAAGGACGCCGCCTTCGACTTTCTGTCGTACATGAGCGCGCCCGGGCAGTCCAACGTCGACGTGACCCTCGGCAAGACCGGCTTCAACCCGTACCGCGTCTCGCAGTTCGAGAACATCGATTTGTGGGTGAAGGCTGGGATGAGCAAAGGCGCCGCCGAGAATTATCTGGGCGCCATCCGCGACAGCCTCCAGAGCCCCAACATGATCCTGGACCTCCGGACCCCCAAGTCCGCCCAGTACCAGGGCGTGGTCCTCGACACGGCGCTCGCGCAGTTCCTGGCCGGGGAGATCAGCCTGGACGCGACGATGAAACAGATCGAGGCTGGCTGGGAGAAGATCACGAACGATGAAGGACGCGACACGCAGAAGCAGGCATATACCGCGAGCTTGAACATCCAGCGGTAGGGGCTATGGATGTTGTGAGGGTGACTCGAGGCCGCCGCGCATCCCGTTCGGGCCTCGGGGGCCGCGCGTCCCGTTCGGTCCTCGGGGAGCGAACGCGGTCGCGGGCGTCGCTGGGGGCGAATTTCGCGGTCCGAGCGGCCTTCATCTGGCCAGCGCTCCTCGCGATCCTGTTCGTGTCGATCTTCCCGCTGCTCGTTTCGCTGTACATCAGCCTGTCCCGCCTGAGGCTGGTGCGGGGCGGGTTCGAGTTCCAGTTCGTCGGGCTCGAGAACTTCCGTGAGCTGTTCGTCGGGACCGAGCAGAGCCACTTCCTCGGGGTGACGGGTTCCCTGACGCCGGCCGGCTGGCTGATCGTCGGCGCCGCCCTCGCCCTGCTCTCCTGGGGGCTCGTCAGAGCCTGGCGAGGCGGGGTGTCGCCCCTCGGGATGATCTTCCGCTTCCTCGGCGCTCTCCTCGCCGCGGGCGCCGTGTGGCTGGCAGCCCGCACGCTGCTGGCCGACGGCGGGCGCCCGGGAACCGCTGTCGTGACGCTGACCTATGTTCTCGTCGGTATCGGGGTCCAGTTCGTGCTCGGGCTCGGGCTCGCCTACCTGCTGACCCAGGGACTTCCCGGACAGCGCTTCTTCCGGGTCGTGTTCCTCCTCCCGATGATGATCACGCCCGTTGGCGTCGCCTACATGTTCCGCATGCTGACCGACACGGGCAAAGGCCCCTTGCAGCCGGTCTGGGCGGTCGTCGGGCTCACCGACTTCTCCTGGGTCAACGATCCCTGGGGCGCGCGGGTCGCCGTGATGGTGGGCGACATCTGGGAGTGGACCCCGTTCATGTTCATCATCCTGCTGGCCGCCCTCGAGGGCCAGGACATCGAGACCGTCGAGGCGGCCATGGTGGACGGGGCCAACCGGTGGCAGGTCTTTCGCAACGTGTCGCTGCCGGCGATCCTGCCGGTGTGCACGACGGTCATCCTGATCCGGCTCATCGAGGCCTTCAAGATCATCGATCTTCCAAACATCCTGACCAACGGTGGTCCCGGAACGGCGACCGAGTCCCTCAGCCTCCATGCCTACATCCGGTGGCGGGCGCTCGACCTCGGCCAGTCGGCAGCGGTCGCCTACTCCCTTCTGTTCATCGTGACCGTCGTCGCGTTGTCGTATGTCAACCTCCTGCGGCCTCGGGTCGCGGAGGAGTGAGCCTATGAACAGGGACCGGGAGCAGAGGAAGACGCGGGCGATGCCGAACCCTCTTCGGCGCCGCTCGGTCACGGATCTGCCGCCGCTGGGGAAGCTGGTCGCGTACCTGATACTCGGGTCCTGGGCCCTGGTGGTGCTCTTCCCGCTCTACTGGCTCGCGATCACCTCGTTCAAGCTGCCGATCCAGGTCAACGCGGGGCCCGTCTACATCCCCTTTGTCGACTTCCGGCCGTCCCTGGACGCCTGGCGCTACATCTTCGTGGATCTCAGGAGCGACACGCTCCGGCCGTACATGAACACGGTCGTCGTCGCCCTGGGCAGCTCGACGCTTGCACTGCTGCTTGGATCGGCCGCCGCCTACGCGCTCATCCGTTTCCCGTACCGGCCGCGCGTCGGGGTGATCGCGCTGTTCGCCGGCTGCTTGCTCGTGGCCGCTCTCGCTGTGGCGCTCGGCGTGCCGCCGGTGCTTGCCGTCGTGGTGGCCGGGGGCTGCTTCGCCGTGCTCGCGGGCGCTGTCGGCAGCCGTTTCACACGGACCTTGTCGAACAGGGACATCGCCTTCTGGATGATCTCCCAGCGAATCCTGCCACCCGTCGCAGTGGTCATTCCGATCTACGTCCTGTTCCAGCACCTCGGGCTCCTCGACACGCGCACCGCGCTGGTGATCACCTATGCGGCGACGAACCTCCCGATCGTCGTCTGGCTGATGCGGGACTATTTCGACACCCTTCCTTGGGAGCTCGAGGAAGCAGCTGTGGTCGACGGGGCTTCGGCCTTTCGGGTCTTCCGGTCGGTCACCTTGCCGCTCTCGGTCCCAGGCCTGGTCGCGACCTTCCTCATCGTGTTCGTCTTCGCCTGGAACGAGTACCTGCTGGCGCTCTTCCTGTCGAGCGCGGACGCTCAGACGATGCCCCTCACCGTGGCCGCCCAGAACGCAACTCGGGGTCCGCAGTGGTGGTACATGTCCGTGCTGATCCAGATCATGATCGTTCCGGTCGTTGCGTTGGCGATTGCGCTCGAGCGGGTCATCTCGCGTGGCCTCCTCGTCGGCGCGGTCAAGGGCTAAGCGATGGTCGTGCCCACCGTTCCGCTCGGCGGCGGGCTGCAGGTCAGCGCCCTGGCTCTTGGCACCGCCCCGCTGGGCAACCTCTACACCGCGGTGGCCGACGAGGGCGCCGACGCGACCGTGCGCGCCGCGCTCGCGGCCGGCCTCACCTACCTCGACACCGCGCCGCACTACGGCCTCGGCATCGCCGAGCGGCGGCTCGCCCGGGTGCTCGGCGGGCTGCCGCGAGACGCCTTCGTCGTGTCCACCAAGGTCGGCCGGCTGCTGCGCCCGCTCGGGCCGGGTGAGGTCCCCGACCCGCAGGGGTTTGCCGACGTGCCGCCTTGCACGCGGGTCTGGGACTTCTCCCGCGACGGCGTGCGGCGTTCGCTGGGGGAGAGCCTGGAGCGGCTCGGCCTGGACCGGGTCGACGTCGTCTACCTGCACGACCCCGACGAGCACGAGCACCAGGCGCGGGAGCAGGCCTTCCCCGCCCTGGCGGAGCTGCGCGACCAGGGCGTCGTGCGGGCGATCGGGGCGGGCATGAACCAGCCCGGGATGCTCAGCCGGTTCGTGCGCGACCTGGACCTGGACGTGGTGCTGGTCGCCGGCAGGTACTCGCTGCTGGACCAGCGGGCCCTGGCCGAGCTGCTGCCGGCCTGCGCGGCGCGCGGCGTGGCGGTGGTGGTGGGCGGCGTCTTCAACAGCGGCCTGCTGGCCGATCCCCGGCCGGGGGCCACGTTCGACTACGCCCCGGCCCCGGCCGAGCTGGTCGCGCGGGCCGTCCGCCTCGGCGAGGTGTGCGCCGGGCACGGCGTGCCCCTGCGGGCCGCTGCGCTGGCCTTCCCGTTCGGCCACCCGGCGGTGACCAGCGTGCTGGTCGGCGCCCGCTCGGCCGCCGAGGTCGCCGACGCCGTGGCCATGTACGCCTGGCCGGTGCCCGGCGAGCTGTGGGCGGACCTGGTTGCCGCCGGCCTGCTGCCCGAGCACGTCCCGACCCCTGCGGGTACGCGATGAGCAGGGTCGATGCCCATCACCACCGGTGGGACCCGGTCCGCCGGGCCTGCCCGTGGAGGGACGGGTCGTGCGCACCGGTCCGGCGGCCGTCCACCCCGGCGGGCCTCGACGCGACCGCCGGAGCGCAGCTGCGCGGCGCGGTGTCCGGCGCCAACGCCCGCCGCGTGTACCACCTGCCCGACATCCGACGACGGAGGCGGCCGTGCTCAGAACCAGGCTCATTCACCCGGAGATCCTCGCCGCCCTGGCCGCCGCGGGCCATGGCTCGCAGGTGCTGGTCTCCGACGGCAACTTCCCGCACGCCACCGCGACACCGCCCGGCGCCCACCGGGTGTACCTCAACCTCTCCCCGGGCCGGGTGACGGTCACCGAGGTCCTGGAGGCGCTCGTCGCGACCGTGCCGCTGGAGGCGGCGGCGGTGATGCGCCCGCACGACGCCGACGCCCCGGCCGTGCTCGAGGAGTATCGGGCGCTCCTCCCGGCGGGTACGCCGGTCGACGTCGTCGAGCGTTTCGCGTTCTACCAGCTGGCCCGCGGGCCCGACGTGACCTTGGCGGTGGCAACCGGGGACCAGCGGCTTTACGCCAACCTGCTCCTCACCATCGGCTACATCGACCCGGACGGCAGCTGACGACCATGCCCGAGACGACCATGCCCGAGGTTGTCGTCACCGGCTTCGACACCGTCGACGTGCGCTTTGCGACCTCGCTCCAGCTCGACGGCTCGGACGCCATGAACCCCGATCCTGACTACTCGGCCGCCTACGTGATCCTCCACACCAGCGATCCGGAGCTCGAGGGGCACGGGTTCTGCTTCACGATCGGCCGCGGCACCGAGATCTGCGTGCAGGCGATCCGGGCCCTCGCCCCGCTGGTGGTCGGCGACAAGGCCGAGGCGCTGTTCGCCGACATGGGCGGCATGTGGCGCCGGCTGGTCGGTGACAGCCCGCTGCGCTGGCTCGGCCCTGAGAAGGGGGTCGTGCACCTGGCCACGGCCGCGGTCGTCAACGCCGTCTGGGACCTGTACGCCAAGGCGCGCGGCAAGCCGCTGTGGAAGCTGCTGGCCGACCTCGCGCCCGAGGAGGTCGTCGCGCTGGTCGACTTCCGCTACCTCACCGACGCGCTCACCCAGGCCGAGGCGCTCGACCTGCTGCGCACCCGCGAGCCGGGCAAGCAGGAGCGGGCGGCGCGGCTGCTCGCCGACGGCTACCCGGCGTACACGACCTCGGCCGGGTGGCTTGGCTACGACGACGAGAAGCTCGCCCGGCGCTGCCGCCAGGCGGTCGAGGCGGGGTTCACGCACGTGAAGCTCAAGGTTGGGGCGAGCCTCGACGACGACCTGCGGCGCCTCGCCATCGCCCGCGCGGCGATCGGCCCCGACCGCGGGCTGATGGTCGACGCCAACCAGGTGTGGAGCGTGCCCGAGGCGATCGCCTGGATGGCGGAGCTGGCGCGCTTCGACCCCTGGTGGATCGAGGAGCCGACCAGCCCAGACGACGTGCTCGGCCACGCCGCCATCGCGCACGCGGTCGCGCCGATCCGAGTGGTGACCGGGGAGCACGTGCACAACCGGGTGATGTTCAAGCAGTTCCTCCAGGCCGGCGCGATCGCCGCCTGCCAGGTGGACGCCTGCCGGCTCGCCGGAGTCAACGAGGTGGTGGCGGTCCTGCTGCTGGCGGCCAAGTTCGGCGTGCCGGTCTGCCCGCACGCGGGCGGCGTGGGCCTGTGCGAGCTGGTCGTGCACTTGTCGGCGTTCGACTACGTCGCGGTGAGCGGCTCGCTGGACGAGCGGATGATCGAGTACGTCGACCATCTCCACGAGCACTTCGTCGAGCCGGTGCGGGTGGCCGGCGGCCGCTACCAGCTGCCCCGGACACCCGGCTACGCCGCCATGACCAGCCGAGCGCTCGCCGAGCACCGCTTCCCCGACGGACCGGCCTGGGCGCGGTAGCTGGCAGCGCTCACCATCCCGCTCGTCGCTCTCAGTCATGGGGGACGAGCCGGTGGGAGCGCCGGCCAGGTCGGCTCCGCGTCTTGCAGGTGCGACGAAAGCGACTCAATCCCCTCAAAACGGGGACGCTTGACCGGGTCTCTAGCTCTCGAGGTTTCTCGAGAGCTCTTCGGCGCAGGCCCGCCGTGCCTGGTCGGTCCTGGCCTTTTCCATGCACCGCCCGAACTGGTTGAAGTCGTTGACGTTGGTGGCGAAGAAGGTCCCGATGCCGATCGTGAGGAACAGCCCGATCAGCAGCGCCAGCCCACCGGTCACCAGGCCGGCGACGGCCTGCCCGCGGTTGTCGGCGACCCCCTGGTTGGCTCGGATGAGGCCCACGATGCCAAAGATCACCGCGAGCAGGCCGAGGAGCGCTCCGAGCGGGGCGAACAGGATCAGCACAGCCAGCACCAGCGCGACCACGCCGAGGACCAGCGCGGCGGTCCCCATGCCGTTCTGGCGAGGTCGTGCCGCCGGATAGGCCGGGTAGCCTGGCCCGCCAGGAGCACCCGCTCGGGTCGGCTCAGCGGGGCGGTCCGCTGGGGTGTCGGTCATGACTGCCTCCCTCTGGGAGAGCCGCCCGTCCGGTCCACGGAGCGGCGACGGCCCGGCGAAGCGAAGCAGCGCGCCGAGCCCTTCGGTGGGGGCCGGGCCCCCAGGGCCCTTCTCCCCGGGACCATGGTCGACGAGCTTGGTGAGCGCCCCGGCGGTATGGCTGCCGTCGACCAGCGGGTCGATCGCCTCGAGGGTCGCCTCGGCCATGCCGGCCCGGGCGAGCTCGCCGCGCAGGTTCTTCCACCGCACCGCGACGCGGTGGGCCGCGTCCTCCACGTCCCCGCTGGTGTCCATGTAGATCGAGGCGAAGGGCCCGCTGGCGTCGAGCACGCGGGCAAGCTCGTTCTCGGGCACGATGCCTCCTCTGCCTTGACCAGCCACCCGGCCGCACGGGAGCGACCTGGCTCGCCGCCCTTGGGTAGCCCGCCGGAGCATGGCCAACCGTCCCGGCTCGACGCCGTTGCCCGGTTGCAGCCGAACGTGCCGACGAGGGTGGCGGCGGTCGAGCCGGTCGCGGTGTGGTCGATGACACCGGGCGGCGCTAGGTGGCCAGGCCGGCTAGGGGCTGAGCGAGGGCGAGCTCGAGCGCTCCTGCTCGGCCGCGACGGCCTCGACGAGTCGGAGCAGCTCCTTGACGTCGAGGGGCTTGGTCAGGAAGGCCCGAGCCCCCGCGTCGAGGAGCTGTGCGATCAGGGCGGGTCTGGCGTCGGCACTGAGGATCACGACTGGGATGCTGGCCGTCTTCGGCCCAGACCGCAGGCGGCGCAGGACCTCCTCACCAGGCATGTCGGGCAGGTGGAGGTCGAGCAGCACCAGATCTGGGTGGTGCTCGCCGGCCAGGTCGAGACCGAGCTGGGGCCGCATCGCCGAGATCAGCTTCACGCCTCTCCGGCGGCTCAGGACCCGGTCGACCAGCTCGAGGTTGGAGAGGTTGTCCTCGATGTAGAGCACGGTCAAGGTGGGCCCGTTCTCCACGAGCTGGTCCGGCTCGGGCGGTCGCCCGGCCTGCCGCTCGCGCCCGGCACGCTCGACCGGACCCTCGACCACTCGGAGCTCCACCCAGAAGGTGCTGCCCTGACCGACTGTGGTCGTGAGCGCGAGCGTCCCACCCATCGCCTCGGCCAGGCGGAGGGAGAGGGGGAGGCCGAGGCCGGTACCCTCGATCAAGCTCTGCTCGTTCGTGAGCCGCTCGAACGGGACGAAGAGACGCTCAAGGGACTCGGGGGCGATGCCTGGCCCGGTATCGGTCACCTTGACCTGGAGCCGCTCGCCCTGCGCGCGCTCGCAGGCGAGGTGCACGCTGCCACCCGCCCGGTTGTACTTGACGGCGTTGGAAAGAAGGTTGAGCAGGACCTGCTTCAGGCGCTGGCGGTCGGCGTGGACGTGCGCGGCACAGCTTCCAGCCAGGTTCCTGGAGAGCAGGACGCCGCGCTGGTCAGCCAGGGGCCGGATCAGGTCGACAGCTTCCTGCACGACGTCGGCCACGGCGACTGGCTCCAGCGACAGGGGAAGCCGGCCGGCCTCGATGGCCGCGATGTCCAGCACCTCGTTGATGAGCGCGAGCAGGTGCCGCGCCGCCGAGAGGACGTAGTGGACGTTCTCGCGCTGCTCCCTCGTGAGCTCCTCCATCTCCAGGAGCTGCGCGAAGCCGAGGATCGCGTTGAGCGGGGTCCGCAGCTCGTGGCTCATGCGCGACAGGTACTCGCTCTTGGCCTGGTTGGCCCGGTCGGCGGCCTCCTTGGCTTCCTGCAGCACCCTCTCGCCTTGCTTGCGTTCACTGATGTCGCGCGCAACCACCGACATGCCGACGACGACGGCCGCTCGATTCCGTAGCGGGGCCGCGGTGAGCGCCACGCCGAGGTCGACGCCGTCTTGGCGCAGGTGCTGGGTCTCCAGACTGACGCGCTCACCCTGGCCCACCCGCTGGAGAAGATCGGGGAGATCGTCGGGACGGTCGGGGGGGACGATGATCGAGAGCGGGAGGCCGACCACCTCCCCGGCCGAGTGGCCATAGGTGGCCTCGGCGGCCGGGTTCCAGCTCCTGATCGTGCCGTCGAGGCTGGTGCTCACGATCGCGTCGCCGGAGGCATCCACGACCGCAGCCAGTTCCGAGTCACGCTCGGCGGTGCGCACCCGCTCCAGCGCGAGCTCGGCCAGGCTGGCCAACGCTCGGAGCAGCTCGAGCTCCTCGCGGCCGAACAGGGGGGCGAACGGGCTCGCCCATGCCAGCAGCGCCCCCATGGCCAGCGGCAGCCGCACCGAGCCCGGGACCTGGGCCTCCGCACCAGGGCCGCCGGCATCGGTGGCGGTCACCCGGTCCTGCAGGCCGGGCGTCTGGCCAGAGGATCCGATGATCCTCCCCGTCTCGTCGACCAGCGCCGCACCTCGCCCGCCCACCATGCTCATGACATGAGGGAGCAGGCAGGCGGCAACGTCCTCAGCCCGGGTGACAGCCTTGAGCTCACCCATGGCACGTCGGAGCGTCTCCTGCTCCGAACGCCGCCAGGCGTTGCGCAGCATCGCCGGGGGCGCGAAGGCGAGGTAGAACAGCAGCGCGCTCGAGAGCGTGAGGACATGTGTCGCCACTGCGAGCGGCCTGGGGTGCGTCGAGGGTTCGATCCCGCTGACCACGACGGCCAGGTTGAGGCTCGTCGCCGCAAGACTCAGTCCACGCATGCGCCGGCGTGCCGCGGTCGGCTGGCCGCGGCCGGCCCTCCACAGCTTCAGCGCGACGATGAGCGAAACGATCGTCCACTCCAGCAGGACTGCGACCAGGTAGGCGCTGAGCCAGGCTGGCCGGGCCTGACCTGGGGAAGGAAAGCCGGGCAGCAGCAGCGTCCAGACCAGGACCGTGCCCACCAGGACGCCGACCGTCGCCTCGGTGCGGCGAGCCGCGCGGTCAAGGGAGTCGGTGAACCGGAAGAGCAGGTAGGGGAACAAGATCAGAGCAGCCAAGAGGAGCTTCCCGATCCACTGGGCTGGTTCGCCGGTGGAGCTCGCTGACAGCACGAGGCCGGCCAGCACGACTCCGCCCAGGGCCCCGAACGTCACCGCCAGCCACGCTGCAGCTCTTCCCCCCTGCCGTCTCCACCGGATGTAGCAGACTCCGGCAAGGCCGACGAAGAGCGCGTCGTTGAGGTATTCGAGCATCGCCAGGAGTGTCATGGGACATCCCGCTCGCGCTGGTTGTCGCGCATCTGCACCCTCTTCGAGTCGCTCCACCGCAGTCGGCCGGGAGGTCGCCGCATGTGGTATGTCGGCGGACCTGGCCACGGCGTTGAGGAGCGGTAGGGGTCCCTGCCCGACAACCTTGCCTGGGGAACCCCGACACACCTGGGCAAGCTCTCCTGGCAATTGTCCGTCGAGGGCGCCACGCGCCCTGTCAACGACGGCCGAAGAACCAGTCCTCATCCGTCGCCGACGCGCCCACCCCGATTCGCCTATCCTGGTGTCCCTCATAGGGACAACAAGCACAGGAGAGGATGATGGCGCAGGCACCGGCGGGTGAGCGGTACCTGAGCTCAGCCCAGGTGGCGGAGCTGCTGCAGGTCTCCCCCAAGACGGTCGCGCGGTGGGCGAAGCTCGGCAAGCTGCCGTGCCTGCGTACCCTCGGGGGACACCGGCGCTACCCGGAGGACGCGATCGTGGCGCTCCGCGAGGCGCTCACCAGCGAGCCACCGTCAGCCTGACCACCGGGGGAACCAGGGCGAAGGCAGCACGATCGTGTTCCGCGCCCGTCGCCTCGAGCCGGG includes:
- a CDS encoding extracellular solute-binding protein, whose translation is MTNRPFPRWAACVAGMSLLVAACAGGEKTQPTQPTGGSTHQGVEVTVLTFTGPQIAEPLQRRAPDFARRTGAKIKVVTVPFSDLYDKILADLATGTNSYDAFVFDPQWMGDFVPPGYLEDITDRVQGDQALKWNDIAPFFRDFSASYKGRTYTIPLDGDFQMVYYRSDLLKRDGLKPPATWDEYLAIAQRYNGKDLNGDGKADYGSCIAKKRAAQSYWISWSIAGSYLQGKGTSQGAFFDVDTMKPLVNNEGFAAALDVYKKTTQYAPADELNLDVGDTRGLFTSGRCALSVDWGDIGTLAVDPKTSTVQDKVGAVVLPGSRRVLDRATGRLVDCSPTTCPHAVDGVNHAPFAAFGGWSGAINAAVDQKVKDAAFDFLSYMSAPGQSNVDVTLGKTGFNPYRVSQFENIDLWVKAGMSKGAAENYLGAIRDSLQSPNMILDLRTPKSAQYQGVVLDTALAQFLAGEISLDATMKQIEAGWEKITNDEGRDTQKQAYTASLNIQR
- a CDS encoding sugar ABC transporter permease, translating into MSIFPLLVSLYISLSRLRLVRGGFEFQFVGLENFRELFVGTEQSHFLGVTGSLTPAGWLIVGAALALLSWGLVRAWRGGVSPLGMIFRFLGALLAAGAVWLAARTLLADGGRPGTAVVTLTYVLVGIGVQFVLGLGLAYLLTQGLPGQRFFRVVFLLPMMITPVGVAYMFRMLTDTGKGPLQPVWAVVGLTDFSWVNDPWGARVAVMVGDIWEWTPFMFIILLAALEGQDIETVEAAMVDGANRWQVFRNVSLPAILPVCTTVILIRLIEAFKIIDLPNILTNGGPGTATESLSLHAYIRWRALDLGQSAAVAYSLLFIVTVVALSYVNLLRPRVAEE
- a CDS encoding carbohydrate ABC transporter permease translates to MPNPLRRRSVTDLPPLGKLVAYLILGSWALVVLFPLYWLAITSFKLPIQVNAGPVYIPFVDFRPSLDAWRYIFVDLRSDTLRPYMNTVVVALGSSTLALLLGSAAAYALIRFPYRPRVGVIALFAGCLLVAALAVALGVPPVLAVVVAGGCFAVLAGAVGSRFTRTLSNRDIAFWMISQRILPPVAVVIPIYVLFQHLGLLDTRTALVITYAATNLPIVVWLMRDYFDTLPWELEEAAVVDGASAFRVFRSVTLPLSVPGLVATFLIVFVFAWNEYLLALFLSSADAQTMPLTVAAQNATRGPQWWYMSVLIQIMIVPVVALAIALERVISRGLLVGAVKG
- a CDS encoding aldo/keto reductase, which codes for MVVPTVPLGGGLQVSALALGTAPLGNLYTAVADEGADATVRAALAAGLTYLDTAPHYGLGIAERRLARVLGGLPRDAFVVSTKVGRLLRPLGPGEVPDPQGFADVPPCTRVWDFSRDGVRRSLGESLERLGLDRVDVVYLHDPDEHEHQAREQAFPALAELRDQGVVRAIGAGMNQPGMLSRFVRDLDLDVVLVAGRYSLLDQRALAELLPACAARGVAVVVGGVFNSGLLADPRPGATFDYAPAPAELVARAVRLGEVCAGHGVPLRAAALAFPFGHPAVTSVLVGARSAAEVADAVAMYAWPVPGELWADLVAAGLLPEHVPTPAGTR
- a CDS encoding RbsD/FucU family protein encodes the protein MLRTRLIHPEILAALAAAGHGSQVLVSDGNFPHATATPPGAHRVYLNLSPGRVTVTEVLEALVATVPLEAAAVMRPHDADAPAVLEEYRALLPAGTPVDVVERFAFYQLARGPDVTLAVATGDQRLYANLLLTIGYIDPDGS
- a CDS encoding L-fuconate dehydratase codes for the protein MPETTMPEVVVTGFDTVDVRFATSLQLDGSDAMNPDPDYSAAYVILHTSDPELEGHGFCFTIGRGTEICVQAIRALAPLVVGDKAEALFADMGGMWRRLVGDSPLRWLGPEKGVVHLATAAVVNAVWDLYAKARGKPLWKLLADLAPEEVVALVDFRYLTDALTQAEALDLLRTREPGKQERAARLLADGYPAYTTSAGWLGYDDEKLARRCRQAVEAGFTHVKLKVGASLDDDLRRLAIARAAIGPDRGLMVDANQVWSVPEAIAWMAELARFDPWWIEEPTSPDDVLGHAAIAHAVAPIRVVTGEHVHNRVMFKQFLQAGAIAACQVDACRLAGVNEVVAVLLLAAKFGVPVCPHAGGVGLCELVVHLSAFDYVAVSGSLDERMIEYVDHLHEHFVEPVRVAGGRYQLPRTPGYAAMTSRALAEHRFPDGPAWAR
- a CDS encoding DUF4190 domain-containing protein, encoding MPENELARVLDASGPFASIYMDTSGDVEDAAHRVAVRWKNLRGELARAGMAEATLEAIDPLVDGSHTAGALTKLVDHGPGEKGPGGPAPTEGLGALLRFAGPSPLRGPDGRLSQREAVMTDTPADRPAEPTRAGAPGGPGYPAYPAARPRQNGMGTAALVLGVVALVLAVLILFAPLGALLGLLAVIFGIVGLIRANQGVADNRGQAVAGLVTGGLALLIGLFLTIGIGTFFATNVNDFNQFGRCMEKARTDQARRACAEELSRNLES
- a CDS encoding ATP-binding protein, encoding MTLLAMLEYLNDALFVGLAGVCYIRWRRQGGRAAAWLAVTFGALGGVVLAGLVLSASSTGEPAQWIGKLLLAALILFPYLLFRFTDSLDRAARRTEATVGVLVGTVLVWTLLLPGFPSPGQARPAWLSAYLVAVLLEWTIVSLIVALKLWRAGRGQPTAARRRMRGLSLAATSLNLAVVVSGIEPSTHPRPLAVATHVLTLSSALLFYLAFAPPAMLRNAWRRSEQETLRRAMGELKAVTRAEDVAACLLPHVMSMVGGRGAALVDETGRIIGSSGQTPGLQDRVTATDAGGPGAEAQVPGSVRLPLAMGALLAWASPFAPLFGREELELLRALASLAELALERVRTAERDSELAAVVDASGDAIVSTSLDGTIRSWNPAAEATYGHSAGEVVGLPLSIIVPPDRPDDLPDLLQRVGQGERVSLETQHLRQDGVDLGVALTAAPLRNRAAVVVGMSVVARDISERKQGERVLQEAKEAADRANQAKSEYLSRMSHELRTPLNAILGFAQLLEMEELTREQRENVHYVLSAARHLLALINEVLDIAAIEAGRLPLSLEPVAVADVVQEAVDLIRPLADQRGVLLSRNLAGSCAAHVHADRQRLKQVLLNLLSNAVKYNRAGGSVHLACERAQGERLQVKVTDTGPGIAPESLERLFVPFERLTNEQSLIEGTGLGLPLSLRLAEAMGGTLALTTTVGQGSTFWVELRVVEGPVERAGRERQAGRPPEPDQLVENGPTLTVLYIEDNLSNLELVDRVLSRRRGVKLISAMRPQLGLDLAGEHHPDLVLLDLHLPDMPGEEVLRRLRSGPKTASIPVVILSADARPALIAQLLDAGARAFLTKPLDVKELLRLVEAVAAEQERSSSPSLSP
- a CDS encoding helix-turn-helix domain-containing protein; translated protein: MMAQAPAGERYLSSAQVAELLQVSPKTVARWAKLGKLPCLRTLGGHRRYPEDAIVALREALTSEPPSA